One genomic window of Evansella cellulosilytica DSM 2522 includes the following:
- a CDS encoding proline--tRNA ligase gives MKQSTFLAPTLRDVPSDAEVTSHQLMLRAGLIRQSTSGVYSLLPLGLKALKKVEAIVREEMNRAGAQEMLMPAIQQSELWKESGRWEAYGPELMRLHDRHGREFALGPTHEEVITTVVRDDVKTYKKLPMTLYQIQTKFRDERRPRFGVLRSREFLMKDAYSFDTSQEGLDESYNKMYEAYTNIFTRCGLDFRAVVADSGAMGGKDTHEFMVLSEIGEDTIAYSDSSSFAANIEIAPVNVEYETTNELLKEKELVNTPEKKSIDEVAEFLQVERQKLIKSILFIVDEKPVLVLVRGDHEVNDIKVKNLFDAQLVSLATEEETKKFLKTIPGYIGPVNIDGTIEVVADHAIGALVNGICGANKEDTHYVNVNMDRDFKVSQFADLRNIQEGDPSPDGKGTIRFKEGIEVGHVFKLGTRYSEAMGAMYLDENGKNKPMIMGCYGIGVTRTLAAIIEQFHDESGIIWPTSVTPFDVHIVPINMKQEEQKQLAEELYNELTEERLEVLIDDRPERPGVKFKDADLYGFPVRVTVGKKANEGVVELKVRKTGETLEVHKKDLLRTMKELLK, from the coding sequence ATGAAACAAAGTACGTTTTTAGCGCCAACATTAAGAGATGTACCTAGTGATGCAGAAGTTACTAGTCACCAGCTTATGCTGAGAGCAGGGCTGATCCGTCAAAGTACTTCCGGTGTTTATTCATTATTACCACTTGGGTTAAAAGCACTAAAAAAAGTCGAAGCTATCGTTCGTGAAGAAATGAACCGAGCAGGTGCACAGGAAATGCTCATGCCAGCTATTCAACAGTCTGAACTTTGGAAGGAGTCTGGCAGGTGGGAAGCTTATGGACCTGAATTAATGAGATTGCACGATCGCCATGGAAGAGAGTTTGCTTTAGGCCCAACACACGAAGAAGTTATTACAACCGTTGTTAGAGATGACGTAAAAACGTATAAAAAACTTCCGATGACACTATACCAAATCCAAACAAAGTTTCGTGACGAACGCCGACCTCGTTTTGGGGTGCTTCGTTCACGCGAATTCTTAATGAAAGATGCTTACTCTTTTGATACTAGTCAAGAAGGGTTAGATGAAAGCTACAATAAAATGTATGAAGCATATACAAACATATTTACGAGATGTGGCCTTGACTTCCGGGCCGTGGTAGCTGATTCCGGAGCGATGGGAGGAAAGGATACTCATGAATTTATGGTGTTATCCGAGATTGGTGAGGACACTATCGCGTACTCTGATTCTTCTAGTTTTGCAGCGAACATTGAAATTGCACCTGTTAACGTTGAGTACGAAACTACTAATGAATTGTTAAAGGAAAAAGAGTTAGTTAACACACCAGAAAAGAAATCAATCGATGAAGTAGCTGAATTTCTACAGGTTGAACGTCAAAAGTTAATTAAGTCGATACTTTTTATCGTAGATGAAAAACCAGTTCTCGTACTCGTTAGAGGAGATCATGAGGTTAACGATATAAAAGTGAAAAATTTATTCGATGCGCAACTTGTCTCGCTTGCAACAGAAGAAGAAACTAAAAAGTTCTTAAAAACCATACCTGGGTATATCGGTCCAGTTAACATTGATGGTACAATAGAAGTAGTTGCAGACCATGCCATTGGCGCATTAGTAAATGGTATTTGTGGCGCGAATAAAGAAGATACCCATTACGTAAACGTGAATATGGATCGCGATTTCAAAGTAAGTCAGTTTGCGGATCTCCGAAACATACAAGAAGGTGATCCATCACCTGATGGAAAAGGAACAATTCGATTTAAAGAAGGCATTGAGGTAGGTCATGTATTTAAGTTAGGAACAAGGTATAGTGAAGCTATGGGAGCGATGTACCTTGATGAAAACGGAAAAAATAAACCGATGATTATGGGCTGTTACGGCATTGGTGTAACACGAACCCTTGCCGCAATTATAGAACAATTTCATGACGAATCAGGAATTATCTGGCCGACTTCTGTAACCCCTTTTGATGTACACATCGTTCCAATAAATATGAAGCAAGAGGAACAAAAGCAGTTAGCTGAGGAATTGTACAATGAATTAACCGAAGAGCGCTTGGAGGTTCTAATAGACGACAGACCTGAGCGTCCTGGTGTGAAATTTAAAGATGCTGATTTGTACGGTTTTCCTGTAAGAGTAACTGTTGGGAAAAAAGCGAACGAAGGTGTTGTAGAGCTTAAAGTGAGAAAAACAGGAGAAACGTTGGAAGTTCATAAAAAAGATCTATTACGAACAATGAAGGAATTACTAAAATAA
- the rseP gene encoding RIP metalloprotease RseP: protein MNTFISIIVIFGLLVFIHEFGHLIFAKRAGILCREFAIGFGPKIFSFKRSETVYTIRLLPLGGFVRMAGEDPEMIQIKPGYEIGLLFNNQGKVRQLIINNKSKHPDCKVIQVEKIDLEDKLFVSGYIDDQEDLITYSIDDKAEFIYDEQATQIAPLDRQFGSKTKSQRAMALFAGPMMNFLLAIVILAMYAWLAGTPVNESVVGDVIEDGAAIEAGLEKGDEVLAIDGQQVETWQEMTAIIQSNPNEPLDFLVQRGTNQFEVTITPDERVGPDEQVQGVVGIYQQTEKSLIGAVAFGFTQTYEFTKLIFESLGMLITGQFSLDHLAGPVGIYSYTDEVATLGFLMLMQWTAILSVNLGIINLLPLPALDGGRLLFIGLEALRGKPIDPQKEGLVHFIGFALLMLLMLVVTWNDINKFFL from the coding sequence ATGAATACTTTCATTTCTATTATTGTTATTTTTGGTTTGCTTGTTTTTATCCATGAATTTGGACATCTTATCTTCGCTAAGCGAGCAGGGATATTATGTAGGGAATTTGCAATTGGATTCGGACCTAAAATTTTTTCATTTAAGCGGTCTGAAACTGTTTATACTATTCGTTTATTACCTCTAGGTGGGTTTGTTAGAATGGCTGGCGAAGACCCCGAAATGATACAAATAAAGCCCGGCTATGAGATAGGATTACTTTTTAATAACCAAGGGAAAGTACGTCAATTAATTATTAATAACAAGTCAAAGCATCCTGATTGTAAAGTTATTCAAGTAGAAAAAATTGATTTAGAAGACAAACTATTCGTCTCTGGCTATATTGATGATCAAGAAGACTTAATAACTTACTCCATTGACGATAAGGCAGAATTTATTTATGATGAACAAGCTACACAAATAGCACCGTTAGACAGACAATTTGGGTCTAAAACAAAGTCTCAAAGAGCAATGGCTTTGTTTGCAGGACCGATGATGAACTTTTTATTAGCAATTGTTATTTTAGCCATGTATGCATGGCTTGCAGGAACACCGGTAAACGAGTCTGTTGTTGGAGATGTAATAGAGGATGGTGCCGCAATCGAAGCAGGACTTGAAAAAGGTGATGAAGTATTAGCGATTGATGGACAACAAGTCGAGACATGGCAAGAAATGACGGCTATAATCCAATCTAATCCTAATGAGCCTTTAGATTTTCTTGTACAGAGAGGAACGAATCAATTTGAAGTTACGATAACTCCAGATGAAAGAGTAGGCCCAGACGAACAAGTACAAGGGGTAGTTGGAATATATCAACAAACGGAAAAATCCTTAATTGGTGCTGTAGCATTTGGATTTACACAAACATATGAGTTTACGAAGTTAATTTTTGAATCTCTAGGAATGTTAATAACAGGTCAGTTCTCACTAGATCACTTGGCAGGACCAGTTGGTATATACAGTTATACAGATGAGGTAGCTACATTGGGATTCCTTATGCTTATGCAATGGACGGCTATCTTAAGTGTAAACTTAGGGATAATTAATTTACTACCTTTACCAGCACTTGATGGAGGACGTCTATTATTTATAGGACTTGAGGCTCTAAGAGGAAAACCAATTGACCCGCAAAAAGAAGGGCTAGTTCATTTTATTGGTTTTGCGTTGCTCATGCTCCTTATGTTAGTTGTAACTTGGAATGATATTAACAAATTTTTCCTATAG